In Verrucomicrobiia bacterium, a genomic segment contains:
- a CDS encoding radical SAM protein gives MPTEKPTENGNGAPSRVLVFQLDGKVPNIAAMRIAAHHKQRGDSVELRWTGNPERQLWDAPTHVYGSAIFEKSRPSVSKLIEHFPNAVVGGTGVDVASTLEAHGITTTKQDYSIYPNCRQSIGFTQRGCRLRCSFCVVPRKEGAMREENTIHDIWRGEPWPRELILLDNDFFGQPHWRDRIAEIREGGFKVSFNQGINARFLTDEAAEALASIDYRADDMKAKRIYTAWDNRKDEARLFEGLDRLKKYGVKPDHVMVYMLVGFWPGETSEDRLYRVRKLREWGARPYPMPFVRTPELVGFQRWLIGAYDKRFTWEQWEAANYRPENLNAEVNDEN, from the coding sequence GAAAGGTACCCAATATTGCGGCGATGCGGATCGCTGCACACCACAAGCAGCGCGGGGATTCGGTCGAACTGCGATGGACTGGAAACCCTGAGCGCCAGTTGTGGGATGCGCCTACCCACGTTTACGGCTCCGCAATCTTCGAAAAGTCCCGCCCATCCGTCTCAAAACTCATTGAGCATTTTCCGAATGCGGTTGTCGGCGGAACTGGTGTTGATGTGGCTTCTACTCTGGAAGCGCACGGGATCACAACAACCAAGCAGGATTATTCGATTTACCCGAACTGCCGACAAAGCATTGGGTTTACTCAACGCGGATGTCGGCTTCGCTGTTCGTTCTGCGTGGTTCCTCGCAAGGAAGGCGCGATGCGCGAGGAAAACACGATCCATGATATTTGGCGGGGCGAACCGTGGCCGCGTGAGTTGATTCTGTTGGATAATGACTTCTTTGGGCAACCGCACTGGCGCGATCGGATCGCGGAGATTCGCGAAGGCGGTTTCAAGGTCAGTTTCAATCAGGGTATCAATGCCCGGTTCCTGACAGATGAGGCAGCGGAAGCACTCGCGAGCATCGATTACCGGGCCGACGACATGAAGGCCAAGCGCATCTATACCGCTTGGGACAATCGTAAAGACGAAGCCAGGCTGTTTGAGGGATTGGACAGGCTTAAAAAATACGGGGTGAAGCCGGATCACGTCATGGTTTACATGCTCGTTGGCTTTTGGCCTGGAGAGACCTCGGAGGACAGGCTTTACCGGGTGCGCAAGCTACGGGAATGGGGAGCGCGGCCATACCCAATGCCATTTGTTCGCACCCCTGAGCTTGTCGGGTTCCAGCGCTGGCTAATTGGCGCCTACGATAAGCGCTTCACGTGGGAGCAATGGGAGGCTGCGAACTATCGCCCGGAAAACCTCAACGCGGAGGTGAACGATGAAAACTGA